A genomic window from Purpureocillium takamizusanense chromosome 2, complete sequence includes:
- a CDS encoding uncharacterized protein (COG:S~EggNog:ENOG503Q4N6) gives MSAVDVMAGGTGGGTASASISDHPSQQHQLQQPLPHQGPQGSLAALGAAPGSVQQMGRGSEGGRVNAAAANSSNRAIQQVNQQQQAQQQQVQQQQHQHQHQQQPQQQQQIHHRRQPTPAINNFADAAIFSSHQPPPPSHHQQQQIQAQQQQQQQQQQQQLQPRPYPPQQFHQQSAALPNVGPTQHQQQQQQQQQQQQQISQPQQQQYALQQPSQYQQAMNGVNGGANMAAMPAPAPTPAGHQAELNYIYGMVEELSRQLADNRRVTEDIVNGLGRVRSRARSHALANDDLMAAAADDLEVDGQNLDALVSILSEALEKANHSRDQNAALLSQYASALALMLRQFHEYKAKHVADVAAWHRSYRVQLDEARRENSRLREQMWEMQAHARAANDSLRGFRRRWDEDEVRWAARVDAVAARQEVRFWKRMAMPELDDDDPYWSGDDDIVDITEKERVAELERRAAQEQMMDGRVDEEEEEAMMASGGPDGQAPLPQLTMLGGIAMQRDEPAVRAVPMPPPRPLSAASSTGSTGQ, from the exons ATGAGCGCCGTCGATGTCATGGCCGGAggcactggcggcgggaCTGCTAGCGCCTCTATCAGCGACCACCCGAgtcagcagcaccagctccagcagccccTTCCGCACCAGGGACCGCAGGGatcgctggcggcgctgggagCAGCACCTGGCTCCGTCCAGCAGATGGGTCGCGGTAGCGAGGGAGGCCGCgtcaatgccgccgccgccaacagcagcaacagggcCATCCAGCAGGTcaatcagcagcagcaggcccaacaacagcaagtccaacagcagcagcaccagcaccagcatcagcagcaaccgcaacaacaacagcagatccaccatcgtcgacagcccacgcccgccatcaACAactttgccgacgccgccatcttctcgagccatcaaccaccaccgccgtcgcatcaccagcaacagcaaaTCCAagcacaacaacaacagcagcagcagcagcagcagcagcaactgCAGCCGCGCCCGTACCCGCCACAGCAATTCCACCAACAatccgccgccctgcccaacgTCGGCCCGacccagcaccagcaacaacaacagcagcagcagcagcagcaacagcagatctcgcagccgcagcagcagcaatacGCCCTCCAGCAGCCGTCGCAGTATCAGCAAGCCATGaacggcgtcaacggcggcgccaacatggccgccatgcccgccccggcgcccacgcccgccggccaCCAGGCCGAGCTCAACTACATCTACGGCATGGTCGAGGAGCTGAGTCGCCAGCTCGCTGACAACAGGCGCGTCACCGAAGATATTGTCAATGGGCTCGGTCGCGTCCGCAGTCGCGCCCGCTCCCACGCTCTCGCCAACGATGACctgatggccgccgccgccgacgacctcgagg TCGACGGTCagaacctcgacgccctcgtctccaTTCTCTCCGAAGCCCTCGAAAAGGCCAATCACTCGCGCGACCAAAATgccgccctcctctcccAGTACGCgagcgccctcgccctcatgCTGCGCCAGTTCCACGAGTACAAGGCCAagcacgtcgccgacgtggccgcctGGCACCGCTCCTACCGCGTCCAACTCGACGAGGCTCGCCGCGAGAACagccgcctgcgcgagcaGATGTGGGAGATGCAggcccacgcccgcgccgcaaACGACTCCCTGCGcggcttccgccgccgctgggacgaggacgaggtccGCTGGGCCGcacgcgtcgacgccgtggccgctcGCCAGGAGGTGCGCTTCTGGAAGCGCATGGCCATgcccgagctcgacgacgacgacccctactggagcggcgacgacgacatcgtcgacatCACCGAGAAGGAGCGCGttgccgagctcgagcgcagGGCTGCGCAGGAGCAGATGATGgatggccgcgtcgacgaggaggaagaggaggccaTGATGGCAAGCGGCGGACCCGACGGCcaggcgccgttgccgcagCTCACCATGctgggcggcatcgcgaTGCAAAGAGACGAACCCGCTGTGAGGGCggtgcccatgccgccgccgcggccactgagcgcggcgtcgagcacgggGTCGACGGGACAATAG
- a CDS encoding Alpha-glucosidase (SECRETED:SignalP(1-19~SECRETED:cutsite=ALS-NR~SECRETED:prob=0.3701)~COG:G~CAZy:GH31~EggNog:ENOG503NVMX), whose product MRFWNGLVCAGLASATALSNRDAGNPDDCPGYKASDVRHTGNGLKADLTLAGKSCNVYGTDLRHLTLEVSYETDNRLHVKIQDKDNQVYQVPEAVFKRPGGKSSAASNKLKFDYTESPFSFKVSRADSKEVLFDTSAASLVFESQYLRLRTKLPKDPYLYGLGEHSDPLRLKTKDYIRTMWNQDSYGVPTDSNLYGTHPFYLEQRKSGSHGVFLLNSNGMDILIDQTTDDKQYLEYNTLGGVLDFWFVAGPSPIDVVKQYGEIAGTPALQPYWGLGFHQCRYGYQDAYNVAEVVQNYSLAKIPLETMWTDIDYMDRRRVFSLDPDRFPLKKMRELVSHLHKNDQHYIVMVDPAVAYQDYPPLHEGVKDNIFLRRDNGSLWLGVVWPGVTVFPDWFSKNIQKYWDGQFQSFFNKDTGVDIDALWIDMNEPSNFPCNFPCDNPYEAAVGFPPKPPPVRQPPRPLPGWPCDFQPPGTCKRSEVEERDVSTTLEVRAPQPAVHDSLPQAERRATGDQRGLPGRDLLYPKYAIHNKAAYRDDWNADKGGISNHTVNTNLIHQNGLAMYDTHNMYGSMMSVASRDAMLSRRPGLRPLIITRSTFSGAGSKVGHWLGDNLSTWDMYRNSIRSMLAFTGLFQFSMVGSDACGFGGDTTEELCARWAALAAFSTFYRNHNAEGQISQEFYVWDSVASSARKAIDIRYRLLDYIYTAMYRANDDGRPTVQPIFYKYPEDKGTWALELQYFYGDSVLVAPVTAQGATSVNVYLPDDIFYDWYSHKPILGEAATHKFIEQDTTTIPLLIRSGAIIPARANSTYTTTELRKQDFELLVALDHRGEAKGELYLDDGVSIDQKGRYSLVSFSYDKGTVTFGGKFGYDGPATVSRITVLGGGCKPRPGKREHTTGGDKKYSKTYKVHVKLNRPGRVKLDGM is encoded by the exons ATGAGGTTTTGGAATGGACTCGTCTGTGCGGGCCTCGCGTCTGCGACGGCGCTGTCTAACAGGGACGCGGGCAATCCCGACGACTGCCCTGGCTACAAGGCCTCCGACGTGAGGCACACGGGCAATGGCCTCAAGGCCGATCTGACGCTTGCCGGCAAGTCGTGCAACGTTTACGGTACCGACTTGAGGCACCTCACTCTCGAGGTGTCGTACGAGACAG ACAACCGGCTCCACGTCAAGATCCAGGACAAGGACAATCAAGTCTACCAGGTCCCCGAAGCCGTCTTCAAGCGTCCCGGAGGCAAGAGCTCTGCCGCTTCCAACAAGCTCAAGTTTGACTACACAGAGTCGCCCTTCTCGTTCAAGGTCAGTCGCGCCGACTCCAAAGAAGTTCTCTTCGATACTTCGGCGGCGTCTCTCGTCTTTGAGTCGCAGTACCTTCGTCTCCGGACCAAGCTGCCCAAGGACCCCTACCTGTATGGCCTGGGCGAGCATTCGGATCCCCTGCGGCTCAAGACCAAAGACTACATTCGCACAATGTGGAACCAAGACAGCTACGGCGTGCCTACCGACTCCAACCTATACGGCACCCACCCCTTCTATCTCGAGCAGCGCAAGAGCGGCTCACACGGTGTCTTCTTGCTCAACTCGAACGGAATGGATATCCTAATCGACCAGACCACGGACGACAAGCAGTACCTTGAGTACAACACCCTGGGCGGTGTCCTTGACTTTTGGTTCGTTGCCGGACCCAGCCCTATCGACGTGGTCAAGCAGTACGGCGAGATTGCCGGCACCCCGGCGCTGCAGCCGTACTGGGGTCTGGGCTTCCACCAGTGCCGATACGGCTACCAGGATGCCTacaacgtcgccgaggtTGTGCAGAACTACAGCCTAGCCAAGATTCCCCTCGAAACCATGTGGACCGATATCGACTACATGGACCGGCGCCGCGTTTTCTCTTTGGATCCTGATCGCTTCCCACTCAAGAAGATGCGCGAGCTCGTCTCTCACCTGCACAAGAATGACCAGCACTACATCGTCATGGTCGACCCGGCAGTGGCGTACCAGGACTACCCCCCGCTTCACGAGGGAGTCAAGGACAACATATTCCTTCGCCGCGACAATGGATCCCTCTGGCTGGGCGTCGTCTGGCCCGGCGTGACGGTGTTCCCTGACTGGTTCTCCAAGAACATTCAAAAGTACTGGGACGGCCAGTTCCAAAGCTTCTTCAACAAAGACACTGGAGTCGACATTGACGCCCTATGGATCGACATGAATGAGCCGAGCAATTTTCCTTGCAACTTCCCGTGCGACAACCCATATGAGGCCGCCGTGGGCTTCCCTCCCAAACCGCCTCCGGTCCGtcagccgcctcggcccctGCCCGGATGGCCCTGCGACTTCCAGCCTCCGGGCACTTGCAAGCGttccgaggtcgaggagcgaGACGTGTCCACCACTCTCGAAGTTCGCGCCCCCCAGCCCGCGGTTCACGATAGCCTTCCCCAGGCAGAGCGCCGCGCCACGGGTGACCAAAGGGGCCTTCCTGGACGTGACCTCCTGTACCCCAAGTACGCAATCCACAACAAGGCCGCCTACCGCGATGACTGGAACGCCGACAAGGGTGGCATCTCCAACCACACCGTCAACACCAACCTGATCCATCAGAACGGCCTGGCCATGTACGACACGCACAACATGTACGGATCCATGATGTCTGTCGCCTCGCGTGACGCCATGctctcccgccgccctggcctccggcccctcatcatcacccgGAGCACCTTCTCCGGCGCGGGCTCCAAGGTCGGCCACTGGCTGGGAGACAACTTGTCCACATGGGACATGTATCGCAACTCGATCCGATCCATGCTGGCCTTTACCGGGCTCTTCCAATTCTCCATGGTGGGCTCGGACGCgtgcggcttcggcggcgacactACTGAGGAGCTCTGCGCGCgatgggcggcgctcgcggcctTCTCTACCTTTTACCGCAACCACAACGCCGAGGGCCAAATCAGCCAGGAGTTTTACGTTTGGGACTCGGTggcgagcagcgcccgcAAGGCCATCGACATCCGCTACCGCCTCCTCGACTACATCTACACGGCCATGTACCGCGCCAACGATGACGGCCGTCCCACGGTGCAGCCCATCTTCTACAAGTACCCGGAGGACAAGGGCACCTgggcgctggagctgcagtACTTTTACGGCGACagcgtgctcgtcgccccCGTCACGGCCCAGGGCGCCACCAGCGTCAACGTCTACCTCCCCGACGACATCTTCTACGACTGGTACTCGCACAAGcccatcctcggcgaggcggcgacgcacaAGTTCATCGAGCaggacacgacgacgatcccGCTCCTGATTCGctccggcgccatcatccccgcgcgcgccaacTCGACGTACACGACGACGGAACTGCGCAAGCAGGACTttgagctgctcgtcgccctcgaccaccGCGGCGAGGCAAAGGGCGAGCTgtacctcgacgacggcgtgtcCATTGACCAGAAGGGCCGGTACTCGCTCGTCAGCTTCTCCTACGACAAGGGCACGGTCACGTTTGGCGGCAAATTTGGCTATGACGGCCCTGCCACCGTCTCTCGCATCACCGTCTTGGGAGGCGGGTGCAAGCCGCGCCCCGGCAAGCGCGAGCACACCACGGGCGGGGACAAGAAGTACAGCAAGACGTATAAGGTCCACGTCAAGCTTAACAGGCCGGGCAGGGTCAAGCTTGATGGCATGTGA
- a CDS encoding uncharacterized protein (COG:S~EggNog:ENOG503P12J): MSARTINCTGHGELPRFGSPRVRAPCLADRALCSKAGEDAAKLKWDGVRCLFEDAQSDILMLLDTCAVPDPPIAGSHGVKQVIAAGAPGRNHRDDSARSFTACLVDALNKLNTGRPFGAQRLYEEVLAARQQVASQAPHVPNGSSAPPLVTQLPVFFTITPGKGQNVTLAPLQPRAQRTSRNGGDGGANGRPAQGREDQLIDPDSVADLRFDEARILVCTTFVGDASPDMSFFNQWLQNTPPLGFKIAVEGMFLGPPTMLLISMPHSIWNVVQHDKVCCFLGYISSHNMIHLYEKLVGPAGVRPSAKEVEDGRILLEARELAAGTPARSWRDSDGHDQPYHSSASRDRSLHDGRPDLAAQVSPSRGSYVPGGAEKPKDEVEDSAEMQEAAEQLKALSHVRHRSDETLAAANQRPRTSLPEGIPNAGIDGMQQTHEAALVDMDNATAAADLKLTPTSRSKTIRRSVMKPETRCNHCSHAPFKDSSSLRKHIAAAHTRPFPCAFSFAGCTSTFGSKNEWKRHIASQHLCLQFYRCSQCPQSAVEGKGNEFNRKDLFTQHLRRMHAPFQVKRAMSKGETKLLAEWEEHVKSMHQTCLVTRRQPPQKSACPKPGCHYAFDGPGSWDEWTEHVGRHMEKAEAQNLGVDSLLAQWALDEGIIKPKGNGEYRLSANNGLAGGNPQGNGSSMLDRNDSSLMSLADTSQLDSSQVEDTSMVDAGPPENDAGEGQSSVT, translated from the coding sequence ATGTCGGCGCGGACAATCAACTGTACTGGGCATGGTGAGTTGCCGCGGTTCGGTTCTCCCAGAGTTCGTGCCCCGTGTCTTGCTGACAGAGCGCTCTGCAGCAAAGCTGGGGAAGATGCCGCCAAGCTCAAGTGGGATGGTGTCCGTTGCTTGTTCGAGGATGCCCAGTCAGACATCCTCATGCTGCTGGATACTTGTGCGGTTCCGGATCCGCCCATTGCGGGAAGCCACGGCGTCAAACAAGTCATTGCCGCAGGCGCCCCGGGGCGTAACCATCGGGACGATTCCGCCCGCTCCTTCACGGCTtgtctcgtcgacgcccttaACAAGCTCAACACAGGCAGACCTTTCGGCGCCCAAAGGCTGTATGAAGAGGTGCTTGCAGCAAGGCAGCAGGTGGCCTCCCAAGCTCCGCATGTGCCCAAtgggtcgtcggcgccgcctttggTGACCCAATTGCCCGTTTTCTTCACAATCACGCCCGGCAAGGGTCAGAACGTGACCCTGGCACCGCTCCAGCCGCGTGCGCAGAGAACTTCACGaaacggcggcgatggcggtgccAATGGACGCCCAGCGCAAGGAAGGGAGGATCAACTGATCGACCCCGACTCCGTGGCCGACCTGCGgttcgacgaggcgcgcatcCTCGTCTGCACCACCTTTGTCGGAGACGCGAGCCCCGACATGTCCTTCTTCAACCAATGGCTCCAGAACACGCCTCCTCTCGGCTTCAAGATTGCCGTTGAAGGCATGTTCTTGGGTCCTCCAACCATGCTCCTGATATCCATGCCTCACTCCATCTGGAATGTTGTACAGCATGACAAGGTTTGCTGCTTCCTGGGCTACATCAGCTCTCATAACATGATTCATCTCTACGAGAAGCTAGTGGgcccggcgggcgtgcgACCATCTGccaaggaggtcgaggatGGCCGCATACTATTGGAGGCTCGAGAGTTGGCCGCGGGAACGCCGGCCAGGTCGTGGAGAGACTCCGACGGCCACGATCAACCTTACCACTCGTCTGCGTCGCGCGACCGATCCCTGCATGACGGCAGGCCAGACTTGGCGGCCCAAGTCAGTCCTTCGAGGGGCTCGTACGTCCCCGGGGGGGCCGAGAAACCCAAGGATGAGGTCGAAGACTCTGCCGAGATGCAGGAGGCTGCGGAGCAGCTCAAGGCTCTCAGCCATGTCCGCCATCGTAGCGACGAAAcgcttgccgctgccaatCAGCGGCCGCGTACCAGCCTCCCTGAGGGTATTCCCAATGCCGGCATAGACGGCATGCAGCAGACCCATGAGGCGGCTTTGGTAGACATGGACAAtgctacggcggcggctgatcTCAAGCTGACGCCCACGTCTCGCTCCAAAACCATCCGACGCTCCGTCATGAAGCCAGAGACGCGATGCAACCACTGCAGCCACGCGCCCTTCAAggactcgtcctcgctgcGCAAGCACATTGCGGCCGCCCACACGCGCCCATTTCCCTGCGCATTCTCCTTTGCCGGCTGTACCAGCACATTCGGTTCCAAGAACGAGTGGAAGCGTCATATTGCGTCTCAACATCTCTGCCTGCAGTTTTATCGCTGCTCGCAATGCCCGCAGAGTGCTGtggagggcaagggcaacgaGTTCAATCGCAAAGACTTGTTTACGCAGCATCTCCGACGCATGCATGCCCCGTTCCAGGTCAAGCGCGCCATGTCCAAGGGGGAGACGAAGCTCTTGGCCGAGTGGGAAGAACACGTCAAGAGCATGCACCAGACGTGCCTCGTCACGCGCCGGCAACCGCCACAGAAGTCCGCTTGTCCTAAGCCCGGTTGCCACTATGCGTTTGACGGGCCTGGATCTTGGGACGAGTGGACGGAGCATGTCGGACGGCACATGGAGAAGGCCGAGGCTCAAAACCTAGGCGTTGATTCATTGCTGGCGCAGTGGGCCCTTGACGAGGGTATCATCAAACCCAAAGGCAACGGAGAGTACCGGCTCAGCGCCAACAATGGCTTGGCCGGTGGCAATCCTCAGGGCAACGGGTCTTCCATGCTCGATCGAAATGACTCATCGCTCATGTCTCTCGCCGATACGTCCCAGCTCGACTCGTCGCAGGTGGAGGACACATCTATGGTGGATGCTGGGCCTCCAGAAAACGACGCTGGTGAGGGGCAGTCGTCCGTAACATGA
- a CDS encoding uncharacterized protein (COG:S~EggNog:ENOG503P12J), whose translation MEPSSKKRKLAPKVNASPAPNPQPGPYPHETPTQQPTQPPAQHYVAHDAPPLAERHDFESFARHLQDAAMLIQRQTERPPYSDVSVLLLSWEEDQTVDDDLAALETVLQKQYNFGTQQWQIPTVPNPSIKLGVQMASFLEQARPDHLLIIYYAGHGYVGADNQLYWACKAGEDAAKLKWDGVRCLFEDAQSDILMLLDTCAVPDPPIAGSHGVKQVIAAGAPGRNHRDDSARSFTACLVDALNKLNTGRPFGAQRLYEEVLAARQQVASQAPHVPNGSSAPPLVTQLPVFFTITPGKGQNVTLAPLQPRAQRTSRNGGDGGANGRPAQGREDQLIDPDSVADLRFDEARILVCTTFVGDASPDMSFFNQWLQNTPPLGFKIAVEGMFLGPPTMLLISMPHSIWNVVQHDKVCCFLGYISSHNMIHLYEKLVGPAGVRPSAKEVEDGRILLEARELAAGTPARSWRDSDGHDQPYHSSASRDRSLHDGRPDLAAQVSPSRGSYVPGGAEKPKDEVEDSAEMQEAAEQLKALSHVRHRSDETLAAANQRPRTSLPEGIPNAGIDGMQQTHEAALVDMDNATAAADLKLTPTSRSKTIRRSVMKPETRCNHCSHAPFKDSSSLRKHIAAAHTRPFPCAFSFAGCTSTFGSKNEWKRHIASQHLCLQFYRCSQCPQSAVEGKGNEFNRKDLFTQHLRRMHAPFQVKRAMSKGETKLLAEWEEHVKSMHQTCLVTRRQPPQKSACPKPGCHYAFDGPGSWDEWTEHVGRHMEKAEAQNLGVDSLLAQWALDEGIIKPKGNGEYRLSANNGLAGGNPQGNGSSMLDRNDSSLMSLADTSQLDSSQVEDTSMVDAGPPENDAGEGQSSVT comes from the exons ATGGAGCCCTCCAGCAAGAAGAGAAAGCTGGCTCCCAAAGTCAACGCTTCCCCGGCCCCCAATCCTCAGCCTGGCCCATATCCACACGAAACG CCAACCCAGCAGCCCACGCAACCGCCAGCACAGCACTACGTCGCCCACGATGCTCCCCccctcgccgagcgccaTGATTTCGAGTCCTTTGCCCGACACCTGCAGGACGCCGCCATGTTGATCCAGCGCCAGACCGAACGCCCGCCTTACTCTGACGTTTCTGTCTTGCTGCTGAGCTGGGAGGAGGACCAgacggtcgacgacgaccttgccGCACTCGAGACCGTCCTGCAAAAGCAATACAACTTTGGGACCCAGCAATGGCAGATTCCCACGGTTCCCAATCCCAGCATCAAGCTCGGCGTTCAAATGGCCTCATTCTTAGAGCAGGCGAGGCCAGATCACCTTTTGATAATATACTACGCTGGGCACGGCTATGTCGGCGCGGACAATCAACTGTACTGGGCATG CAAAGCTGGGGAAGATGCCGCCAAGCTCAAGTGGGATGGTGTCCGTTGCTTGTTCGAGGATGCCCAGTCAGACATCCTCATGCTGCTGGATACTTGTGCGGTTCCGGATCCGCCCATTGCGGGAAGCCACGGCGTCAAACAAGTCATTGCCGCAGGCGCCCCGGGGCGTAACCATCGGGACGATTCCGCCCGCTCCTTCACGGCTtgtctcgtcgacgcccttaACAAGCTCAACACAGGCAGACCTTTCGGCGCCCAAAGGCTGTATGAAGAGGTGCTTGCAGCAAGGCAGCAGGTGGCCTCCCAAGCTCCGCATGTGCCCAAtgggtcgtcggcgccgcctttggTGACCCAATTGCCCGTTTTCTTCACAATCACGCCCGGCAAGGGTCAGAACGTGACCCTGGCACCGCTCCAGCCGCGTGCGCAGAGAACTTCACGaaacggcggcgatggcggtgccAATGGACGCCCAGCGCAAGGAAGGGAGGATCAACTGATCGACCCCGACTCCGTGGCCGACCTGCGgttcgacgaggcgcgcatcCTCGTCTGCACCACCTTTGTCGGAGACGCGAGCCCCGACATGTCCTTCTTCAACCAATGGCTCCAGAACACGCCTCCTCTCGGCTTCAAGATTGCCGTTGAAGGCATGTTCTTGGGTCCTCCAACCATGCTCCTGATATCCATGCCTCACTCCATCTGGAATGTTGTACAGCATGACAAGGTTTGCTGCTTCCTGGGCTACATCAGCTCTCATAACATGATTCATCTCTACGAGAAGCTAGTGGgcccggcgggcgtgcgACCATCTGccaaggaggtcgaggatGGCCGCATACTATTGGAGGCTCGAGAGTTGGCCGCGGGAACGCCGGCCAGGTCGTGGAGAGACTCCGACGGCCACGATCAACCTTACCACTCGTCTGCGTCGCGCGACCGATCCCTGCATGACGGCAGGCCAGACTTGGCGGCCCAAGTCAGTCCTTCGAGGGGCTCGTACGTCCCCGGGGGGGCCGAGAAACCCAAGGATGAGGTCGAAGACTCTGCCGAGATGCAGGAGGCTGCGGAGCAGCTCAAGGCTCTCAGCCATGTCCGCCATCGTAGCGACGAAAcgcttgccgctgccaatCAGCGGCCGCGTACCAGCCTCCCTGAGGGTATTCCCAATGCCGGCATAGACGGCATGCAGCAGACCCATGAGGCGGCTTTGGTAGACATGGACAAtgctacggcggcggctgatcTCAAGCTGACGCCCACGTCTCGCTCCAAAACCATCCGACGCTCCGTCATGAAGCCAGAGACGCGATGCAACCACTGCAGCCACGCGCCCTTCAAggactcgtcctcgctgcGCAAGCACATTGCGGCCGCCCACACGCGCCCATTTCCCTGCGCATTCTCCTTTGCCGGCTGTACCAGCACATTCGGTTCCAAGAACGAGTGGAAGCGTCATATTGCGTCTCAACATCTCTGCCTGCAGTTTTATCGCTGCTCGCAATGCCCGCAGAGTGCTGtggagggcaagggcaacgaGTTCAATCGCAAAGACTTGTTTACGCAGCATCTCCGACGCATGCATGCCCCGTTCCAGGTCAAGCGCGCCATGTCCAAGGGGGAGACGAAGCTCTTGGCCGAGTGGGAAGAACACGTCAAGAGCATGCACCAGACGTGCCTCGTCACGCGCCGGCAACCGCCACAGAAGTCCGCTTGTCCTAAGCCCGGTTGCCACTATGCGTTTGACGGGCCTGGATCTTGGGACGAGTGGACGGAGCATGTCGGACGGCACATGGAGAAGGCCGAGGCTCAAAACCTAGGCGTTGATTCATTGCTGGCGCAGTGGGCCCTTGACGAGGGTATCATCAAACCCAAAGGCAACGGAGAGTACCGGCTCAGCGCCAACAATGGCTTGGCCGGTGGCAATCCTCAGGGCAACGGGTCTTCCATGCTCGATCGAAATGACTCATCGCTCATGTCTCTCGCCGATACGTCCCAGCTCGACTCGTCGCAGGTGGAGGACACATCTATGGTGGATGCTGGGCCTCCAGAAAACGACGCTGGTGAGGGGCAGTCGTCCGTAACATGA